A genomic region of Carassius carassius chromosome 13, fCarCar2.1, whole genome shotgun sequence contains the following coding sequences:
- the LOC132156057 gene encoding E3 ubiquitin/ISG15 ligase TRIM25-like, translating into MGASNDKPLKCPLCFEECREQVTLACSHSFCRACIRELWSGSQTGPYYCPECRYEYQHLPDYTDGASTSTDTSNTHWPFGKKLYDLHSKKWHGKRKFSSAFHSDGYRATSHNSVSPYDVISITDADEDTSVPRKRKAAADECSSGSQSPSVVWGTTSTHDTSSQRTPPETDEVTPPQLESPPERNTGSSQQDQHAVASCSDSGSPRTRNTPQGEKNPLPAVNATSHTPGKQKEPLGISATSSDRLSRSSSVPCHYCPTSEQKVAVKTCLVCGASMCSEHLRAHLEKPVFQSHPLVNAVEDVSLWRCQEHQEMNRIYCRSCEVCVCTVCSLVGSHKGHDCISIREAEQELRGSLKDVMQKIQRTEKSIQEKLSELSEKKLGVQAGLEDVRTAVLQQYQSMWEALEQEQEQALLCVTQEEDRVLGSIEKQLDTLQGALTSSQSILNTLQGMTSAEGASQYQDQAFIMEYSKMAGRLTELSDPVQDLDSPEELNHNRLDCLNDWTERRLETVLISLPHRDPFRLLYGISPTLDPDTVHPKLLLSDENRTVQYSETQQDYPEQESRFNIFPQVLSSRAIDGGCCYWEVEVPLDEGRWKVGVCDGQIARKGQKDICRIGFYPNSWCLIYEKGKVEALHDKVASPVCSAELWKIGVLLNFNEGRLSFYSVAREGSLSLLYSFEHTFIEPLYPALAVSKTQLSICDIFTKTTTD; encoded by the exons ATGGGCGCATCTAATGACAAACCGCTGAAATGTCCTCTGTGTTTTGAGGAGTGTCGGGAGCAGGTGACGCTGGCCTGCTCTCACAGCTTCTGTCGCGCTTGTATCAGAGAGCTGTGGAGCGGGTCTCAGACCGGACCGTATTACTGCCCCGAGTGTAGATACGAGTACCAGCATCTGCCAGACTACACGGACGGAGCGTCAACATCGACAGACACATCAAACACAC ATTGGCCATTCGGAAAGAAGCTGTATGACCTGCATTCAAAAAAATGGCACGGGAAGAGGAAGTTCAGTTCAGCTTTCCACAGTGATGGATACAGAGCAACATCTCATaactccgtcagtccctatgatGTAATCAGCATCACTGACGCTGATGAAGACACATCAGTTCCGCGGAAAAGAAAGGCTGCAGCGGACGAATGCTCTTCTGGAAGCCAGTCTCCATCAGTGGTTTGGGGGACCACCTCTACGCATGACACATCCTCACAACGCACACCTCCAGAAACAGATGAGGTCACACCTCCTCAACTAGAATCACCTCCTGAGAGGAACACAGGTTCCTCTCAGCAAGACCAGCATGCTGTGGCTTCCTGCAGTGACTCAGGCTCACCCAGGACACGCAACACACCTCAGGGAGAAAAAAACCCATTACCAGCAGTCAATGCCACTTCTCATACACCTGGAAAGCAGAAAGAGCCCCTCGGGATCTCTGCAACATCATCAGACAGACTTTCCAGGAGCAGCTCTGTGCCTTGCCATTACTGTCCCACTTCCGAACAGAAGGTGGCGGTAAAGACCTGCCTTGTTTGTGGGGCCTCCATGTGCTCCGAGCACCTGCGGGCACACCTGGAGAAGCCAGTGTTCCAGAGCCACCCGCTGGTGAACGCTGTGGAGGATGTGTCTCTCTGGAGATGCCAAGAGCACCAGGAGATGAACCGGATCTACTGTCGATCATGTGAAGTGTGTGTTTGCACCGTGTGCTCCCTGGTCGGGTCACACAAGGGGCACGACTGCATCAGCATCCGCGAGGCAGAGCAGGAGCTCAGG GGCTCATTGAAGGACGTGATGCAAAAAATACAAAGGACAGAAAAGTCCATTCAGGAAAAACTCTCGGAGCTCAGCGAGAAAAAACTTGGCGTCCAG GCAGGGCTGGAGGACGTGCGGACGGCCGTATTGCAGCAGTATCAGTCCATGTGGGAGGCTCTGGAGCAAGAGCAGGAGCAGGCATTACTCTGTGTGACCCAGGAAGAGGACAGAGTGCTGGGAAGCATTGAAAAGCAGCTGGACACATTACAGGGTGCCTTGACATCTAGCCAGAGCATATTAAACACCCTGCAGGGAATGACCAGTGCTGAAGGGGCATCACAGTACCAGGACCAGGCCTTCATCATG GAATACAGCAAGATGGCAGGACG ACTGACTGAATTGTCTGACCCCGTGCAAGATCTTGACTCTCCTGAAGAACTGAACCATAACCGACTGGACTGTCTCAATGACTGGACTGAAAGGAGACTGGAGACTGTGCTCATATCATTGCCTCATCGAGATCCTTTCAGACTGCTGT ATGGGATAAGCCCAACTCTGGATCCTGATACTGTCCATCCAAAGCTGCTGCTGTCGGATGAGAACAGGACAGTGCAGTACAGCGAGACCCAGCAGGACTACCCCGAGCAGGAGTCACGCTTCAACATTTTCCCTCAGGTGCTGAGCTCTCGTGCCATAGACGGAGGCTGCTGTTATTGGGAGGTGGAGGTCCCTCTGGATGAGGGCCGCTGGAAGGTGGGGGTCTGTGATGGACAGATAGCCAGAAAGGGGCAAAAGGACATCTGCCGTATTGGTTTCTACCCCAATTCTTGGTGCTTAATTTATGAGAAGGGAAAGGTGGAAGCCCTGCATGATAAGGTGGCATCACCTGTGTGTTCGGCTGAGCTCTGGAAGATTGGGGTGCTGCTGAATTTTAATGAGGGTCGCTTGTCTTTTTATAGCGTGGCCAGGGAGGGCTCTCTTTCTTTGCTCTACAGTTTTGAGCATACGTTTATTGAGCCACTATATCCAGCGCTGGCCGTTTCTAAAACTCAGCTCAGCATCTGTGATATATTTACCAAGACCACTACAGACTAG
- the LOC132156061 gene encoding small acidic protein-like: protein MSSSDETSKGTKRPASPDDTGAAQWGSANLGTDERKQKFLRLMGAGKKEHTGRLVIGDHKSTSHFRSGAEDRKINDELEHQYQQGLDGKLSGRNRRHCGLGFSEPDPPAESASAAVPEKSESSEEAPEQPSEPHEDEKTPSSNTELKKQKQHTDSKEDKKNTLKMAFVKST from the exons ATGAGTTCTTCAGACGAGACGAGTAAAGGCACAAAACGACCCGCTTCTCCAGATGAC ACAGGAGCCGCACAATGGGGTTCGGCAAATTTAGGGACAGACGAAAGGAAGCAGAAGTTTTTGAGGCTGATGGGAGCAGGAAAG AAAGAGCACACTGGACGTCTTGTTATTGGGGATCACAAGTCAACGTCTCATTTCCGCAGCG GGGCAGAGGATCGGAAGATTAATGATGAGCTTGAGCACCAGTATCAGCAGGGTCTGGATGGGAAATTATCCGGGAGGAACAGGAGACACTGTGGCCTGGGCTTTAGTGAG CCCGATCCACCTGCTGAGAGTGCGAGCGCCGCTGTACCCGAGAAGTCAGAGAGTTCAGAAGAGGCCCCTGAACAACCATCAGAACCACACGAGGACGAGAAAACACCTTCATCCAACACAGAGCTCAAGAAACAGAAACAGCACACAGACTCAAAGGAGGAcaagaaaaatactttaaaaatggcATTTGTAAAATCCACATAA
- the LOC132156060 gene encoding CD81 antigen-like, with product MAVTGCSQCIKYMLFFLNFIFWLAGGVILGVALWLRHDSQTSNLLMLQLEGNQAPGTFHISVYVLVAIGAIMMFVGFLGCYGAIQESQCLLGTFFTCLVILFACEVAAGIWGFINRDTISTELINFYDAAYMKAVDPVETTSRQAASKVLEVFHDTLECCGKGDDNQLFKAVQSSLCPEKTIPVDPLISQSCHVKLRDVFTEKLHVIGLAALVIAVIMVFEMIFTMVLCCAIRNAPAY from the exons ATGGCTGTTACCGGCTGCTCTCAGTGCATCAAATATATGCTCTTCTTCTTAAACTTCATTTTCTGg CTGGCTGGCGGTGTGATTTTGGGTGTAGCTTTATGGCTTCGTCATGACAGTCAAACGAGCAACCTCCTAATGCTCCAGCTTGAAGGGAATCAAGCACCAGGAACCTTTCATATCA GTGTGTATGTTCTCGTAGCAATCGGGGCTATAATGATGTTTGTTGGGTTCCTGGGTTGTTATGGAGCTATTCAGGAATCTCAGTGTCTCTTAGGAACG TTCTTCACATGTTTAGTGATCCTCTTCGCCTGTGAGGTGGCAGCAGGAATATGGGGCTTTATTAACAGGGACACG ATCTCCACTGAGCTCATTAACTTCTATGATGCTGCATACATGAAAGCTGTGGATCCTGTGGAAACGACATCCAGACAGGCAGCTTCCAAAGTCCTGGAGGTCTTCCATGACACA CTGGAGTGCTGTGGTAAAGGGGATGATAATCAACTTTTCAAAGCTGTCCAGTCCTCTCTGTGTCCCGAAAAGACCATCCCAGTTGACCCACTCATCTCTCAG AGTTGCCATGTGAAGCTAAGGGACGTGTTCACTGAGAAGCTCCATGTCATTGGATTGGCCGCCCTAGTGATTGCTGTCATTATG GTTTTTGAGATGATCTTCACCATGGTCCTCTGCTGTGCAATCCGCAATGCTCCTGCGTATTAA